The Theileria orientalis strain Shintoku DNA, chromosome 3, complete genome genome window below encodes:
- a CDS encoding vacuolar ATP synthase subunit G — protein sequence MNNSSGSNALIQQLLKAEEEAESIVRRAKENRVKLLNEAMAAADKDLEVFRQNEQKQLMEEYNNESALEDPRSLLLELRSQTFVDDCNIKLKELKPKLVEQLVKATLDIPI from the exons atGAATAATAGTTCTGGGTCAAATGCCTTAATTCAACAGCTTTTGAAggctgaagaggaagccGAGTCGATAGTTAGAAGAGCGAAGGAAA aCCGTGTAAAGCTGTTGAATGAAGCAATGGCAGCTGCCGACAAGGATCTAGAGGTGTTCAGACAAAACGAACAGAAACAACTAATGGAAGAATACAACAAT GAGTCTGCATTGGAAGACCCTCGCTCTTTACTGTTAGAATTGAGATCACAAACTTTTGTCGATGattgtaacataaaattaaaggaaTTGAAACCGAAATTGGTTGAACAGTTGGTGAAAGCCACGTTAGATATTCctatttaa
- a CDS encoding uncharacterized protein (GCN5-related N-acetyltransferase domain containing protein) yields MNMDKCDVEWIKKWKPYEQAFELTSKLLFKINGFSRSNHLKPSPNTPLYKYRHVIENLKIPLKLRLFKGNTTSPELMNHLFDLMKTNMKVLYDETNFYGGWDDRKKLAEMKYYKTHIIALFNYNSLIGFTSYRFIVMRECQDPTPALYIYELQIKESYRNNGLGKFLISVLELVALSVNCKKLMCTVLKSNERAVSFYMNKCDFVVDESDPDTEYKVLKLELKQL; encoded by the exons ATGAACATGGATAAATGTGATGTTGaatggataaaaaaatggaaacCCTACGAGCAGGCTTTTGAACTGACCTCAAAGTTATTATTCAAGATCAACGGATTCTCAAGAAGCAACCACTTGAAACCATCGCCTAACACACCACTGTACAAGTATAGACATGTTATTGAGAATTTGAAGATCCCTTTGAAGCTCCGGCTTTTTAAGGGTAACACCACCTCGCCGGAGCTGATGAACCACCTGTTTGACTTGATGAAAACGAACATGAAGGTGCTTTACGACGAGACTAATTTTTATGGTGGTTGGGACGACCGGAAGAAGCTGGCTGAGATGAAATACTATAAGACACACATCATAGCCCTTTTCAACT ATAATTCTTTAATTGGATTCACTAGTTACCGTTTTATTGTGATGAGAGAGTGTCAGGACCCTACTCCTGCTCTTTACATCTACGAGTTGCAAATAAAG GAATCATACAGGAACAATGGTCTTGGgaagtttttaatttctgtACTGGAACTCGTTGCACTTTCAGTGAACTGCAAGAAGCTGATGTGCACTGTGCTGAAATCGAACGAGAGAGCCGTTTCATTTTACATGAACAAGTGCGACTTCGTCGTCGATGAAAGCGACCCCGATACCGAGTACAAGGTTCTAAAACTTGAACTGAAACAGTTGTAG